CATCTGCCGAACGGCGCGGAGATCGCCGCCGCCCTCACCCCCGAGCGCCGGGCGCAGCTTCTCGCCGCCATGCCCGGCCTGAAGGAGCGCGCCAAGACGCTGGTCGAGCTGATCGACAGCGCCAGCTACATCTGGAAGTCCCGCCCCTTCCCGCTGGAAGAGAAGGCGCAGGCGCTGCTCACCCCCGAGGCGCGCGACCTGCTCGCCGCGACCGGCGCGGCACTGGCCGGCGTCAGCGACTGGACCGCTGCCACCACCGAGGCCGCCGTTCGACAGGTGGCGGAGGCGAAGGCGGTGAAGCTCGGCGCGCTGGCCCAGCCGCTGCGCGCGGCGATGACCGGCCGCACCACCTCGCCCGGCATTTTCGACGTGCTGGCGGTTCTCGGCAAGGACGAGACGCTGGCGCGCATCGGCGATCAGGCGAGCGCCGCGCCTGCCGCCTGACGGCGGCGGCGAGGCTTGCGCCAAGCTTGCAACGGCCTTGCCCCGGACGGTCCTGCCGGACCGCGCGGGGCGGATTTGATGCGCCTGCGAGATACGTAAAAGCCTGTACGGCAAGGATTCCCGTCGCTTCGTCTTACGCCCTTCGCTGCGCTTGCGAGCAGGGGGCGAAACCGCTACGACTCCCTGCACAGGCTGCGGCATGGCCTCACCCGCCCGCTTGCCCCGCCATCCAGCCAGACGCCGAAAGCGCGCAGCGGCACCGGCAAAGGGTGCACCGTTCTTTCGGCTCCATATGCTCAGGGAGACGCGCATGGACGCCATTAACGGCACTTCGGCGAAAACCGCCAAACTCACCATTGGCGAGGAAAGCTGGGATCTGCCCATCCTTGGCGGCACCATCGGGCCCGACGTCATCGACATCGGCAAGCTGTACGGCCAGACCGGCAAGTTCACCTACGACCCCGGCTTCACCTCGACCGCCTCCTGCGAAAGCCAGATCACCTATATCGATGGCGACGAGGGCGTTCTGCTCTATCGCGGCTACCCGATCGAGCAGCTGGCCGAAAGCGGCGACTTCCTCGAGACCTGCTACCTGCTGCTGTATGGCGAGCTGCCGACCGCCGCCCAGAAGGCGGATTTCGACTACCGCGTCACGCGCCACACCATGGTGCATGAGCAGATGAGCCGCTTCTTCCACGGCTTCCGCCGCGACGCGCACCCGATGGCGGTGCTGGTGGCCTCGGTCGGCGCCATGTCGGCCTTCTATCACGACAGCACCGACATCTCCGATCCGCAGCAGCGGATGATCGCCTCGATCCGCATGATCGCGAAGATGCCGACGCTGGCCGCCATGGCCTATAAATACTCGATCGGCCAGCCCTTCGTGTACCCGAAGAACGAGCTGGATTACGCCTCGAACTTCCTGCGCATGTGCTTCTCGGTACCCTGCGAGGAGTACAAGGCGAACCCGGTGCTCTCGCGCGCCATCGACCGCATCTTCATCCTGCACGCCGACCACGAGCAGAACGCCTCGACCTCCACCGTGCGCCTCGCCGGCTCCTCCGGCGCCAACCCCTTTGCCTGCATCGCCGCCGGCATCGCCTGCCTCTGGGGCCCGGCCCATGGCGGCGCCAACGAGGCCGCGCTCAAGATGCTCGGCGAGATCGGCTCGGTCGATCGCATCCCGGAATACATCAAGCGCGCCAAGGACAAGAACGACCCGTTCCGCCTGATGGGCTTCGGTCACCGCGTCTACAAGAACTATGATCCGCGCGCCAAGATCATGCAGCGCACCTGCCACGAGGTGCTCGGCGAGCTCGGCATCAAGGACGATCCGCTGCTCGACATCGCCGTGGAACTCGAGCGCATCGCGCTGCAGGACGAGTATTTCGTCGAGCGCAAGCTCTACCCGAACATCGACTTCTACTCGGGCATCACGCTGCGCGCACTGGGCTTCCCGACCTCCATGTTCACCGTGCTGTTCGCTCTCGCCCGCACCGTGGGCTGGATCGGCCAGTGGAAGGAGATGATCGAGGATCCCGGCCAGCGCATCGGCCGTCCGCGCCAGCTCTACACCGGCG
Above is a window of Ancylobacter sp. WKF20 DNA encoding:
- the gltA gene encoding citrate synthase yields the protein MDAINGTSAKTAKLTIGEESWDLPILGGTIGPDVIDIGKLYGQTGKFTYDPGFTSTASCESQITYIDGDEGVLLYRGYPIEQLAESGDFLETCYLLLYGELPTAAQKADFDYRVTRHTMVHEQMSRFFHGFRRDAHPMAVLVASVGAMSAFYHDSTDISDPQQRMIASIRMIAKMPTLAAMAYKYSIGQPFVYPKNELDYASNFLRMCFSVPCEEYKANPVLSRAIDRIFILHADHEQNASTSTVRLAGSSGANPFACIAAGIACLWGPAHGGANEAALKMLGEIGSVDRIPEYIKRAKDKNDPFRLMGFGHRVYKNYDPRAKIMQRTCHEVLGELGIKDDPLLDIAVELERIALQDEYFVERKLYPNIDFYSGITLRALGFPTSMFTVLFALARTVGWIGQWKEMIEDPGQRIGRPRQLYTGAAQRDYVPIARRK